A stretch of Candidatus Nanogingivalaceae bacterium DNA encodes these proteins:
- a CDS encoding collagen-like protein, with protein MMTITEKINRILEQLEGLCKSSEEKVWLERVCEEAAKKPSDEKVAYLEGQLQALRDIKNEELEEEAEPQEETPVRLHTNWVMAALLAICVVVVIAFLVLGMFGKHKANDVKAADSKTVSSLVLPKEEFQVIDYKVDGDTVVYNSEIANTQQKVFANGSKEDSLSTNANDAVNEMVQYMSHNATALKEKAMTFGIVDTNTDVKDWLAKGKDGNLYYNEKGKDVYYQTKAFLSRSQTSSKKMEEGSNYYATGVNSKGDVVVSENSQNLSGQEYVEVSNPKGSTEKYSYRVLVYCGNTVMQSNNIPGVKTGKVEIPTKPNEPGKPSEPGKPGKPDKPGKPSEPGKPGKPDKPGESKVEKKDPSKDPANQGKAPVGGGQNDGSQNGAETSQASLPEQYSAPSAPANSSSAAPSQDARTSEPSQWTGAGTITDSNGTTTVADNGAVTTPDNHHYDGLVGQSTPAVEAGANGVTTPSSSANFAGNGSMSEPAIDD; from the coding sequence ATGATGACTATAACAGAAAAAATTAACAGAATTCTAGAACAACTTGAAGGGCTATGCAAGAGTAGCGAAGAAAAGGTATGGCTAGAAAGAGTTTGCGAAGAGGCGGCTAAGAAGCCTTCGGACGAAAAAGTGGCGTATCTTGAAGGCCAGCTCCAAGCACTACGTGATATTAAAAACGAAGAGCTTGAAGAAGAAGCTGAGCCTCAGGAAGAAACTCCTGTTCGCCTTCACACAAACTGGGTGATGGCTGCATTATTAGCTATTTGTGTAGTTGTTGTAATTGCATTTCTAGTTTTAGGAATGTTCGGCAAACATAAAGCTAACGATGTCAAAGCAGCCGACAGCAAAACGGTCAGCTCTCTGGTTCTTCCAAAAGAAGAATTCCAGGTTATTGACTATAAAGTCGACGGCGACACTGTCGTCTATAACAGCGAAATTGCAAATACCCAACAAAAGGTGTTCGCAAACGGTTCAAAAGAGGATTCTCTTTCAACTAACGCTAATGATGCAGTTAACGAGATGGTTCAGTACATGAGCCACAACGCAACTGCGTTGAAAGAGAAAGCCATGACATTCGGTATTGTTGATACCAATACTGATGTCAAGGACTGGCTCGCGAAAGGTAAAGACGGAAATCTTTACTACAACGAAAAAGGAAAAGATGTCTACTATCAGACAAAAGCTTTCCTTTCCCGGAGTCAAACCTCTTCTAAGAAAATGGAAGAGGGCTCAAATTACTATGCCACTGGAGTTAATAGCAAAGGTGACGTAGTAGTAAGCGAAAACTCACAAAACCTCAGCGGACAAGAATACGTCGAAGTTTCAAATCCGAAAGGATCAACTGAGAAGTATTCTTATCGCGTACTTGTTTACTGTGGCAACACAGTAATGCAAAGCAATAACATCCCCGGGGTTAAAACGGGTAAAGTAGAGATTCCTACAAAGCCTAATGAACCTGGAAAACCAAGTGAACCAGGCAAACCTGGTAAGCCAGACAAACCTGGAAAACCAAGTGAACCAGGAAAACCTGGTAAACCAGACAAACCTGGCGAAAGCAAGGTTGAGAAAAAAGACCCTAGTAAAGATCCAGCCAACCAAGGCAAAGCACCGGTTGGTGGTGGTCAAAACGATGGATCTCAAAATGGAGCAGAAACTTCTCAGGCTAGCTTGCCTGAGCAATACTCTGCTCCATCAGCACCAGCGAACTCAAGCTCAGCTGCTCCATCACAAGATGCTCGCACTAGCGAACCATCTCAATGGACTGGAGCTGGAACAATTACGGACTCTAACGGCACTACAACAGTAGCCGATAATGGAGCCGTAACAACCCCTGATAATCATCATTACGATGGTTTAGTGGGTCAATCCACTCCTGCAGTTGAAGCAGGAGCTAACGGGGTCACAACTCCAAGTAGCTCTGCCAACTTCGCAGGCAATGGCTCTATGAGTGAGCCTGCAATCGATGATTGA